One window of the Dreissena polymorpha isolate Duluth1 chromosome 5, UMN_Dpol_1.0, whole genome shotgun sequence genome contains the following:
- the LOC127831087 gene encoding uncharacterized protein LOC127831087: MWALQGFKIRLIETTSVSGWNQYSGLESVSGWNQYSGLESVSGWKQYSGLESVSGWKQYSGLESVSGWKQYSGLESVSGWKQYSGLESVSGWKQYSGLESVSGWKQYSGLESVSGWKQYSGLESVSGWKQYSGLESVSGWKQYSGLESVSGWKQYSGLESVSGWNQYSGVESVSGWNQYSGLESVSGWKQYSGVESVSGWKQYSGVESVSGWKQYSGLESVSGWKQYSGLESVSGWKQYSGLESVSGWKQYSGVESVSGWKQYSGVESVSGWKQYSGLESVSGWKQYSGLESVSGWKQYSGLESVSGWKQYSGVESVSGWKQYSGLESVSGWKQYSGLESVSGWNQYSGLESVSGWKQYSGLESVSGWKQYSGLESVSGWKQYSGVESVSGWKQYSGLESVSGWKQYSGVESVSGWNQYSGLESVSGWKQYSGLESVSGWKQYSGLESVSGWKQYSGLESVSGWKQYSGLESVSGWKQYSGLESVSGWKQYSGLESVSGWKQYSGLESVSGWKQYSGLESVSGWKQYSGLESVSGWKQYSGLESVSGWKQYSGV, translated from the exons ATGTGGGCGCTACAAGGCTTTAA aataaggcttattgaaacaacCTCCGTCTCTGGGTGGAACCAGTACTCAGGTCTCGAGTCCGTCTCTGGGTGGAACCAGTACTCAGGTCTCGAGTCCGTCTCTGGGTGGAAGCAGTACTCAGGTCTCGAGTCCGTCTCTGGGTGGAAGCAGTACTCAGGTCTCGAGTCCGTCTCTGGGTGGAAGCAGTACTCAGGTCTCGAGTCCGTCTCTGGGTGGAAGCAGTACTCAGGTCTCGAGTCCGTCTCTGGGTGGAAGCAGTACTCAGGTCTCGAGTCCGTCTCTGGGTGGAAGCAGTACTCAGGTCTCGAGTCCGTCTCTGGGTGGAAGCAGTACTCAGGTCTCGAGTCCGTCTCTGGGTGGAAGCAGTACTCAGGTCTCGAGTCCGTCTCTGGGTGGAAGCAGTACTCAGGTCTCGAGTCCGTCTCTGGGTGGAAGCAGTACTCAGGTCTCGAGTCCGTCTCTGGGTGGAACCAGTACTCAGGTGTCGAGTCCGTCTCTGGGTGGAACCAGTACTCAGGTCTCGAGTCCGTCTCTGGGTGGAAGCAGTACTCAGGTGTCGAGTCCGTCTCTGGGTGGAAGCAGTACTCAGGTGTCGAGTCCGTCTCTGGGTGGAAGCAGTACTCAGGTCTCGAGTCCGTCTCTGGGTGGAAGCAGTACTCAGGTCTCGAGTCCGTCTCTGGGTGGAAGCAGTACTCAGGTCTCGAGTCCGTCTCTGGGTGGAAGCAGTACTCAGGTGTCGAGTCCGTCTCTGGGTGGAAGCAGTACTCAGGTGTCGAGTCCGTCTCTGGGTGGAAGCAGTACTCAGGTCTCGAGTCCGTCTCTGGGTGGAAGCAGTACTCAGGTCTCGAGTCCGTCTCTGGGTGGAAGCAGTACTCAGGTCTCGAGTCCGTCTCTGGGTGGAAGCAGTACTCAGGTGTCGAGTCCGTCTCTGGGTGGAAGCAGTACTCAGGTCTCGAGTCCGTCTCTGGGTGGAAGCAGTACTCAGGTCTCGAGTCCGTCTCTGGGTGGAACCAGTACTCAGGTCTCGAGTCCGTCTCTGGGTGGAAGCAGTACTCAGGTCTCGAGTCCGTCTCTGGGTGGAAGCAGTACTCAGGTCTCGAGTCCGTCTCTGGGTGGAAGCAGTACTCAGGTGTCGAGTCCGTCTCTGGGTGGAAGCAGTACTCAGGTCTCGAGTCCGTCTCTGGGTGGAAGCAGTACTCAGGTGTCGAGTCCGTCTCTGGGTGGAACCAGTACTCAGGTCTCGAGTCCGTCTCTGGGTGGAAGCAGTACTCAGGTCTCGAGTCCGTCTCTGGGTGGAAGCAGTACTCAGGTCTCGAGTCCGTCTCTGGGTGGAAGCAGTACTCAGGTCTCGAGTCCGTCTCTGGGTGGAAGCAGTACTCAGGTCTCGAGTCCGTCTCTGGGTGGAAGCAGTACTCAGGTCTCGAGTCCGTCTCTGGGTGGAAGCAGTACTCAGGTCTCGAGTCCGTCTCTGGGTGGAAGCAGTACTCAGGTCTCGAGTCCGTCTCTGGGTGGAAGCAGTACTCAGGTCTCGAGTCCGTCTCTGGGTGGAAGCAGTACTCAGGTCTCGAGTCCGTCTCTGGGTGGAAGCAGTACTCAGGTCTCGAGTCCGTCTCTGGGTGGAAGCAGTACTCAggtgtttaa